From Drosophila nasuta strain 15112-1781.00 chromosome X, ASM2355853v1, whole genome shotgun sequence, one genomic window encodes:
- the LOC132795299 gene encoding p21-activated protein kinase-interacting protein 1-like, which produces MLPDIEIIVGTYTDFLLGYQPAEKQDDSGEQKVYLKPTFADKSHAGSLKCVAGQGQWIASGGSDDRIFIYDMRTRKQAHIVTAHAGTINALEFTPDLTHLLSGSANGLMLATRVGSWTTEGNWSKAHAGKAVTHIACHPSSGLALSLGADQVLNTWNLVKGRVAYRTNLKSKRTLGSSPECLSWSTDGQHFTLSGPLLVEIWSIEKASVVRSTKTPSKPICVAWLDEENVLVGLENGSIAWIALNAEQDAAPKIIVAHDTRVKAMAHLNETLVSISSAGEIKMWSTEIEEQQLSLIASVNIECRPTCLALLDLKQFGKKVAAVKPLQQAKQVSEEVDEEQDEEEEEDEDIALMKPRSFVSIEYDQDAKAKPKSKTKPESESSNSSSEDSDDGGAKQKKKAATPKRKANDSKNKNKPDNQQSSSESENESDSDDIDFGSSSEEEQRRPKKVPNKRQSNTNHKQRAKQTKKEINHPPTLFNSFYYLFCLSINKNCFFSN; this is translated from the exons atgctGCCCGACATCGAAATTATTGTGGGCACGTACACAGATTTTCTGCTCGGCTATCAGCCCGCCGAAAAGCAGGACGACAGTGGTGAGCAAAAAGTGTATCTGAAGCCTACATTTGCCGACAAATCGCACGCCGGCTCCCTCAAATGCGTCGCTGGCCAGGGACAGTGGATAGCAAGCGGAGGCAGCGATGATCGCATCTTTATCTATGATATGCGCACACGGAAGCAAGCACACATTGTCACCGCTCACGCGGGCACCATCAACGCCCTGGAATTCACACCGGACCTGACACATCTGCTTTCGGGCAGCGCCAATGGCCTCATGCTGGCGACACGCGTGGGAAGCTGGACAACAGAAGGGAATTGGAGCAAGGCGCACGCTGGCAAGGCGGTCACACATATTGCCTGCCATCCCAGCAGCGGCTTAGCGCTCTCACTGGGCGCCGATCAAGTGCTTAACACGTGGAATCTGGTCAAGGGACGTGTGGCCTATAGAACCAATTTGAAGAGCAAGCGCACGCTGGGCAGCTCACCCGAATGCCTCTCGTGGTCCACAGATGGCCAACACTTTACACTCAGTGGGCCGCTGCTCGTGGAGATCTGGAGCATTGAAAAGGCGAGCGTGGTGCGCAGCACAAAGACGCCATCGAAGCCAATTTGTGTGGCCTGGCTGGATGAGGAGAACGTCCTGGTGGGATTGGAGAATGGCAGTATAGCCTGGATAGCATTGAATGCAGAGCAAGACGCAGCC CCTAAAATAATTGTGGCCCATGACACACGAGTCAAGGCGATGGCTCATTTGAATGAGACGCTGGTGAGCATCTCGAGTGCGGGCGAAATCAAGATGTGGAGCACTGAGATtgaagagcagcagctgagCTTAATTGCTAGCGTAAATATCGAGTGTCGTCCCACCTGCTTAGCTCTGCTTGATCTCAAGCAGTTTGGCAAAAAGGTCGCAGCTGTAAAGCCACTGCAGCAAGCTAAGCAAGTCTCCGAGGAGGTGGATGAGGAGCAGGAcgaagaagaggaggaggatgaggacATTGCTTTAATGAAGCCGCGCAGCTTTGTGTCCATTGAGTACGATCAGGATGCCAAAGCAAAGCCCAAGTCCAAAACCAAGCCCGAGAGTGAATcatccaacagcagcagcgaagaTAGCGACGATGGTGGCGCCAAGCAGAAAAAGAAGGCAGCGACACCAAAGCGCAAAGCCAAcgacagcaaaaacaaaaataagccAGACAACCAACAGTCCTCCAGCGAGAGTGAGAATGAAAGCGACAGCGATGACATCGattttggcagcagcagcgaagaGGAGCAACGACGCCCCAAGAAAGTGCCCAACAAACGACAGTCGAACACCAATCACAAGCAGCGCgctaagcaaacaaaaaaagaaataaaccaTCCTCCCACTCTGTTTAATTCATTTTActatcttttttgtttgtcaataaataagaattgttTCTTTTCTAATTAG
- the LOC132795298 gene encoding probable ATP-dependent RNA helicase DDX46, translated as MSKSSGRDRDRERERDRDRERERERERDKHYESRSARGDYDNGGGGGSKLTSSSRNGASIGSSSSRSMRDERKRKEPSKDNDRALGSSRREEKRRKRSRSKDYDKEKRQTDRERDKEKDRERERERERERERDKDRDRERERQRERDKERERERERERDKERDRERQRELETRRQLPAQPVVIPVGSSSSSSDDEEEEIDKEEQQRRLEQEMIKRRERIERWRAERKQREQEAGKKDTKVSVAVAVTKSAKKWSLEDESEEDDSNPAPIIDLEAGKKEEPDSPPSKFHSIRKRFDDDMVESKFSPLKRPTFTKVLGMVLTSPATTATVTATATKTVAAVKSEPEPKEESPDPVKQTIEVEAEPAAEVNAVAEQDNESTATAMETEEETAAAAEAEDDDVDPLDAYMQEVNKEMRRVNNFVNPAKAQGVVILTGVAKKKSTAVKKGELIEQNMDSLEYSSEDELEDIRDTAVNLAMKHRKELAKIDHSSVRYAPFRKNFYVEVPELARMTSADVEKYRTELEGVQVKGKGCPKPIKTWAQCGVSKKEMDVLRKVGFEKPTPIQCQAIPAIMSGRDLIGIAKTGSGKTLAFILPMFRHILDQPTLEDGDGAIAIIMAPTRELCMQIGKDIRKFSRSLGLRPVCVYGGTGISEQIAELKRGAEIIVCTPGRMIDMLAANSGRVTNLRRVTYVVLDEADRMFDMGFEPQVMRIIDNVRPDRQTVMFSATFPRQMEALARRILKKPVEVIVGGRSVVCKDVEQNVVILNDEAKFFKLLELLGIYQETGSIIVFVDKQENADILLRDLMKASYPCMSLHGGIDQFDRDSTIIDFKSGKVRLLIATSVAARGLDVKDLILVVNYDVPNHYEDYVHRCGRTGRAGNKGSAFTFITPEQSRYAGDVIRALDLSGTPVPAELQTLWTDYKTAQEAEGKTVHTGGGFSGKGFKFDEQEFNAVKESKKLQKAALGLADSDDEEDIEQDIDQQIEQIFAAKRTVKDTSLSGNNALATVNAVANAMNATTPASLALAQQQQQQQQQQQQQQQLQQQQQQQQQQQQLVAAAGMGSDKLELAKRLASKISSSRNLDTKVTQAANESIMKGQPGATAAQPMLTARTVVEQLAAKLNNKLNYQPKEDEESLAALMGSNSNSFTKYEEELEINDFPQQARWKVTSKEALAQISEYSEAGLTVRGTYVPQGKNPPEGERKLYLAIESCSELAVQKAKREITRLIKEELLKLSSAHHVFNKGRYKVV; from the exons ATGTCCAAAAGTTCTGG GCGTGACCGTGAtcgagagcgagagcgcgaCAGGGACAGAGAAAGGGAGCGGGAACGAGAGCGCGACAAGCATTACGAGAGTCGCAGCGCACGCGGAGATTATGACAAtggcggaggaggaggcagcAAGTTAACGTCATCGTCGAGAAACGGCGCCAGCATTGGCAGCAGTAGCTCTCGCAGCATGCGTGACGAGCGCAAACGGAAGGAACCGTCCAAAGACAATGATCGAGCCTTGGGCTCCTCGAGGCGCGAAGAGAAGCGTCGCAAGCGTTCCAGATCCAAGGACTACGACAAAGAAAA GCGTCAAACGGATCGGGAACGCGACAAGGAGAAGGACCGTGAGCGGGAAAGGGAGCGAGAGCGCGAGCGGGAACGGGACAAGGACAGGGACAGGGAGCGCGAACGACAGCGGGAGCGTGATAAGGAGCGTGAACGGGAACGAGAGCGCGAACGGGACAAGGAACGTGACAGGGAGCGCCAGCGGGAGCTAGAGACTCGACGTCAGCTACCCGCACAACCAGTTGTCATCCCAGTGGGCTCATCGAGCAGCTCCTCTGAcgacgaggaggaggaaaTCGACAAAGAGGAGCAGCAACGTCGTCTTGAACAAGAGATGATCAAGCGGCGCGAGCGTATCGAGCGTTGGCGAGCTGAGCGAAAGCAGCGTGAACAGGAGGCAGGCAAGAAGGATACCAAGGTATCGGTGGCCGTAGCAGTGACGAAATCCGCCAAGAAATGGAGTTTGGAGGACGAGTCCGAGGAGGATGACAGTAATCCCGCTCCAATTATCGATTTAGAGGCTGGAAAAAAGGAGGAGCCCGACTCACCGCCCTCCAAATTCCACAGCATACGTAAACGTTTCGATGACGACATGGTTGAATCGAAGTTCTCGCCCCTCAAGCGTCCCACTTTCACCAAAGTGCTGGGCATGGTTTTGACGTCAcctgcaacaacagccacggttacagccacagcaacaaaaacagtgGCAGCTGTGAAGTCGGAGCCAGAACCCAAAGAGGAGTCGCCTGACCCCGTCAAGCAAACAATAGAGGTGGAAGCTGAGCCAGCTGCTGAGGTAAACGCAGTCGCTGAACAGGATAATGAatcgacggcgacagcgatgGAAACAGAGGAAGAAACAGCGGCAGCTGCGGAGGCTGAGGATGATGATGTCGATCCATTGGATGCATATATGCAAGAGGTCAACAAGGAGATGCGTCGCGTCAATAACTTTGTGAATCCAGCCAAAGCACAAGGCGTTGTCATCTTGACGGGAGTGGCCAAGAAGAAATCGACGGCCGTGAAGAAGGGCGAACTGATTGAACAGAATATGGATAGTTTGGAGTACTCCAGTGAGGATGAGCTGGAGGACATTCGCGACACGGCCGTCAATCTGGCCATGAAGCATCGCAAAGAGCTCGCCAAAATCGATCATTCCTCAGTGCGTTACGCTCCGTTTCGCAAGAATTTCTATGTGGAAGTGCCGGAGTTGGCGCGCATGACAAGTGCCGATGTGGAAAAATATCGCACCGAACTGGAGGGAGTCCAGGTTAAGGGCAAGGGCTGCCCCAAGCCCATCAAG ACGTGGGCGCAGTGCGGCGTCAGCAAGAAGGAGATGGACGTGCTGCGCAAAGTGGGCTTCGAGAAGCCAACGCCGATACAGTGTCAGGCGATACCGGCGATCATGTCTGGGCGCGATCTGATAGGTATTGCTAAAACTGGCAGTGGCAAGACGTTGGCATTCATTTTACCAATGTTTAGGCACATTCTGGATCAGCCGACGCTGGAGGATGGCGATGGCGCCATCGCCATCATAATGGCGCCCACGCGCGAgctttgcatgcaaattggCAAGGACATACGCAAGTTCAGTCGCTCCCTGGGACTGCGTCCGGTGTGCGTTTATGGCGGCACTGGCATCTCCGAGCAGATTGCCGAGCTCAAGCGTGGCGCTGAGATAATTGTCTGCACACCGGGGCGTATGATCGATATGCTGGCTGCCAATTCGGGACGTGTGACGAATCTGCGACGTGTCACCTACGTGGTGCTCGACGAGGCCGATCGCATGTTTGACATGGGCTTCGAGCCGCAGGTGATGCGCATCATTGACAACGTGCGTCCCGATCGACAGACGGTCATGTTCAGTGCCACATTTCCACGTCAAATGGAGGCGCTGGCGCGTCGCATACTTAAGAAGCCCGTCGAGGTGATTGTCGGCGGCCGGTCGGTGGTGTGCAAGGATGTCGAACAGAATGTTGTCATACTGAACGACGAGGCGAAGTTCTTCAAGCTGCTCGAGCTGCTGGGCATCTACCAGGAGACGGGCAGCATCATTGTATTCGTGGACAAGCAGGAGAACGCCGACATACTGCTGCGTGACCTCATGAAGGCATCGTATCCGTGCATGAGTCTGCACGGTGGCATCGATCAGTTTGATCGCGACTCGACCATCATTGACTTCAAGTCGGGCAAAGTGCGTCTGCTGATTGCCACTTCGGTGGCGGCGCGTGGCCTCGATGTCAAGGATCTCATACTGGTTGTCAACTACGATGTGCCCAACCACTACGAGGACTATGTGCACAG ATGCGGACGCACTGGACGTGCTGGCAACAAGGGTAGCGCCTTCACCTTCATTACACCCGAGCAGTCGCGCTATGCCGGCGACGTGATACGCGCCCTCGACTTGTCCGGCACACCGGTGCCCGCCGAGCTGCAGACTCTGTGGACCGACTACAAGACCGCGCAGGAGGCCGAGGGCAAAACGGTGCACACGGGCGGCGGCTTTAGTGGCAAGGGATTCAAGTTCGATGAGCAGGAGTTCAATGCTGTGAAGGAGAGCAAAAAATTGCAGAAGGCCGCATTGGGTCTGGCCGACTCCGATGATGAGGAGGACATCGAGCAGGACATTGATCAGCAGATCGAGCAAATCTTTGCCGCCAAGCGCACCGTCAAGGACACCTCGCTGAGTGGCAACAACGCCTTGGCTACCGTTAATGCTGTTGCCAATGCCATGAATGCCACGACGCCCGCATCGCTGGCGTtggctcagcagcagcaacaacagcagcaacagcaacagcagcaacaacagctgcagcaacagcagcaacaacagcagcagcaacagcagctggttGCTGCCGCTGGCATGGGCTCGGACAAACTGGAACTGGCCAAGCGTTTGGCCTCCAAGATTAGCAGCAGTCGCAATCTGGACACAAAGGTCACCCAGGCAGCCAACGAGTCAATTATGAAGGGTCAACCGGGTGCGACGGCCGCACAACCGATGCTCACGGCACGCACAGTGGTCGAGCAGCTGGCGGCGAAGCTGAACAACAAGCTCAACTATCAGCCGAAGGAGGATGAGGAGAGTCTCGCCGCATTGAtgggcagcaacagcaattcgTTTACCAAATACGAGGAGGAGCTAGAGATAAACGATTTCCCACAGCAGGCACGCTGGAAGGTCACCTCCAAGGAGGCGCTCGCCCAAATCTCCGAGTACTCCGAAGCTGGCCTCACGGTGCGCGGCACCTATGTGCCTCAGGGCAAGAATCCGCCCGAGGGCGAGCGTAAACTGTATCTGGCCATCGAGAGTTGCAGTGAATTGGCTGTGCAGAAGGCCAAGCGTGAGATAACCCGTCTCATTAAGGAGGAGCTGCTGAAGCTCAGTTCGGCACATCACGTCTTTAACAAGGGGCGCTACAAGGTGGTTTAA